The genomic segment GCCTCCGTCTGCGTCTGGGCGCTGGCGGCGGAGACGGAGGAAAAAGCGCGCCACCTTTTCCGCACGCGGGAGCGGTGGCGGCTGAACCGGGACCGGGGCGTCTTCGGCCCCCTGGTTTCCCCAGAGGAGGCCGCCGCCGAGCCCCGGACGCGGCAGGAGGAGGAATATCTGGAGCGGCTGCGGGAAGGCGCCCTGATCGGCACCCCGGCGCGGGTGGGCCGGCGGCTGCGGGAGATGGCCGCCGCCTGGAAGCTGGACGAGGCGGCGATCCTGACGTGGACGCACGATCCCGCCGCGCGCGCCCGCTCCTACGCGCTCTTCGCGGAGGAGTTCAAGCTGGCAGGATCGTCCGCAGCTTCGCCTTGAGCTGGCTGGGCTCGAAGGGCTTGGCCAGGAAGTCGTCGATCCCCGCCTCCCGGAAGCGGGCCAGGTCGCCCTCCCGGGTGTAGGCGGTCACGGCCACGATGGGGACGCGGCGGATCTTCTCCTCCTCTTCCCGGGCGCGGAGACGCCGGGCCACCTCGCAGCCGTCCAGGCCGGGCATCTGGATGTCCAGGAGGATGGCGGCGTAGTCCGCCTCCAGCGCCTTGGCCAGCGCGGCGGTGCCGTCG from the Verrucomicrobium sp. genome contains:
- a CDS encoding response regulator, which produces MKTKETPPAPRVLLADDSGLNLLVAQAFLEGFGVECDIVRDGTAALAKALEADYAAILLDIQMPGLDGCEVARRLRAREEEEKIRRVPIVAVTAYTREGDLARFREAGIDDFLAKPFEPSQLKAKLRTILPA